Part of the Halalkalibacter krulwichiae genome is shown below.
TATTATTCACCTGGGTGTAGGTTGTTTTGCATATACTCTTGTACGTTTGCAATTTGATCTGTACTAGCTAACTCCGTTTTGTACCAGCCCTTCTCATTCATCACATCAAACAGTTTATGTTGATTGTTACAAGCATTATTAAAGGCTCTTTCATAAATATCATGGAGCTGTTGGTGGGTCG
Proteins encoded:
- a CDS encoding spore coat protein — its product is MPNNINGRGLTDREMLQLCLELEKGRCRSISNTMVETTHQQLHDIYERAFNNACNNQHKLFDVMNEKGWYKTELASTDQIANVQEYMQNNLHPGE